Proteins encoded by one window of Planktothrix tepida PCC 9214:
- a CDS encoding type II toxin-antitoxin system VapC family toxin: MPEIHSEIAQRLLDDAYELLVPDFFFSEIGNILWKRVRRRNNFRTRSN, from the coding sequence TTGCCTGAGATTCATTCTGAAATTGCCCAGCGTCTCTTGGATGATGCCTATGAATTATTAGTGCCTGATTTCTTTTTTTCGGAAATTGGTAACATTTTATGGAAACGAGTCCGACGGAGAAACAACTTTAGAACTCGCTCAAACTGA
- the argZ gene encoding bifunctional arginine dihydrolase/ornithine cyclodeaminase codes for MTDSIRFLMCPPDHYDVDYVINPWMEGNIHKSSFDRAREQWQSLYHLIKENAIVDLVTPAKGWPDMVFTANAGLVLDKTVVLSRFYHKERQGEEPYFKIWFESQGFTVHELPKDLPFEGAGDALFDREGRYLWAGYGFRSELDSHPLIAEWLDIEVLSLRLMDERFYHLDTCFCPLTGGYLMYYPPAFDSYSNRLIELRVPPEKRIIVEEPDAVNFACNTVNINQMVIMNKASDNLKARLQEAGFTVLETPLTEFLKAGGAAKCLTLRVTEPIIIDRHAVINIESRTVLMEGHLLDAGLINRALDLVVEGGGSFQVLNFNLGEQRQSTSKAEIKISAPSHEVMEEIISQLIDIGVVSLDEDQRDARLQPVEQDGVGPDDFYVSTIYPTEVRVDGQWLTVQNQRMDGAIAISETPNGLVAQCKILRDLKLGERVVVDVVGLRTIRKTESREPRNGPQEFSFMSAGVSSERRVELIVEQVAWELRQIRDRGGKVVVTAGPVVIHTGGAQHLSHLIRQGYVQALLGGNAIAVHDMEQSIMGTSLGVDMKQGVAVKGGHRHHLKVINSVRRCGSIAAAVEQGVVKSGIMYECVKNNIPFSLAGSIRDDGPLPDTQMDLIKAQEHYAELLRGADMILMLSSMLHSIGVGNMTPSGVKMVCVDINPAVVTKLSDRGSVESIGVVTDVGLFLSLLVNQLDKLTSKYGVVQVG; via the coding sequence ATGACAGATTCAATTCGTTTCCTGATGTGTCCTCCAGACCACTATGATGTGGACTATGTAATTAATCCTTGGATGGAGGGCAATATCCACAAATCCTCCTTTGATCGAGCCAGAGAACAGTGGCAAAGTTTGTACCATCTTATCAAAGAAAACGCCATTGTTGACTTAGTAACCCCCGCAAAAGGTTGGCCGGATATGGTATTTACCGCCAACGCTGGGTTAGTGCTCGATAAAACCGTCGTTCTTAGTCGTTTTTATCATAAAGAACGTCAAGGGGAAGAACCCTATTTTAAAATTTGGTTTGAAAGTCAAGGATTTACCGTTCACGAACTTCCAAAAGACCTCCCCTTTGAAGGTGCTGGAGATGCTTTATTTGACCGAGAAGGACGTTATTTATGGGCAGGATATGGCTTCCGGTCTGAACTTGATTCTCATCCCCTAATTGCAGAATGGCTGGATATTGAAGTTCTATCTCTGCGGTTAATGGATGAACGGTTTTATCACCTGGATACCTGTTTTTGTCCGTTAACAGGTGGGTATTTAATGTATTATCCTCCTGCCTTTGATTCCTATTCAAATCGCTTAATTGAATTGCGAGTTCCCCCAGAAAAACGGATTATTGTTGAAGAACCCGACGCCGTTAACTTTGCTTGTAATACCGTCAATATTAATCAGATGGTGATTATGAATAAAGCCAGCGATAACTTAAAAGCTCGACTGCAAGAAGCTGGTTTTACCGTCCTTGAAACTCCCTTAACAGAGTTTTTAAAAGCAGGGGGAGCCGCCAAATGTTTAACCCTGCGGGTGACAGAACCGATTATTATTGATCGTCACGCTGTCATCAATATTGAAAGCCGCACCGTCCTGATGGAAGGACATTTATTAGATGCTGGCTTAATTAACCGCGCCTTAGATTTAGTCGTGGAAGGCGGCGGAAGTTTCCAAGTCCTAAACTTTAACTTAGGAGAACAACGACAAAGCACCTCGAAAGCAGAGATTAAAATATCTGCTCCTTCCCATGAGGTGATGGAAGAAATTATTAGCCAATTAATTGATATTGGCGTTGTTTCCCTGGACGAAGATCAACGCGATGCTCGCTTACAACCCGTCGAACAAGATGGTGTTGGCCCCGATGATTTCTATGTGTCCACCATTTATCCGACTGAAGTTCGGGTAGATGGACAATGGCTAACGGTTCAAAATCAACGCATGGACGGTGCGATCGCCATTTCCGAAACCCCCAACGGTCTTGTCGCTCAATGTAAGATTCTACGGGACTTAAAACTCGGTGAACGAGTGGTGGTAGATGTCGTCGGTCTGCGGACGATCCGCAAAACTGAATCCCGTGAACCCCGCAATGGCCCTCAAGAATTCAGCTTTATGTCTGCTGGAGTATCCAGTGAACGCCGCGTTGAGTTAATTGTCGAACAAGTGGCTTGGGAACTGCGCCAAATTCGCGATCGCGGCGGTAAAGTTGTGGTGACGGCTGGCCCGGTTGTGATTCATACCGGAGGGGCTCAACATTTATCCCATCTGATCCGCCAAGGCTATGTGCAGGCGTTATTAGGGGGAAATGCGATCGCCGTTCACGATATGGAACAATCGATCATGGGAACCTCCCTCGGTGTGGATATGAAACAAGGTGTCGCTGTTAAAGGAGGTCATCGTCATCACCTTAAGGTGATTAATAGTGTTCGTCGTTGCGGAAGTATTGCCGCCGCCGTTGAACAGGGAGTCGTCAAGAGTGGAATTATGTACGAATGTGTGAAAAATAATATTCCCTTCTCCTTAGCGGGTTCGATTCGGGATGATGGCCCCTTACCGGATACGCAAATGGACTTAATTAAAGCTCAAGAGCATTATGCGGAACTGTTACGGGGTGCAGATATGATTCTGATGCTATCCTCAATGTTACATTCCATTGGGGTTGGCAATATGACGCCTTCCGGGGTGAAGATGGTGTGTGTGGATATTAACCCGGCGGTTGTGACCAAACTCAGCGATCGCGGTTCTGTAGAGTCTATTGGCGTTGTTACCGACGTCGGACTGTTCCTGAGTTTGTTAGTGAATCAATTAGACAAATTAACCAGTAAATACGGCGTCGTACAAGTTGGTTAA
- a CDS encoding serine/threonine-protein kinase, whose translation MSQCLNPDCLHSNPKTTNFCQKCGSKLLLKERYRGLKILGQGGFGRTFQAVDEDKPSQPYCVIKQFFPQAQGTNNQEKAEELFKREAIQLEQLGKHPQIPELFAYFSQDHRQYLVQEYIEGQNLNQELSETGAFSEDKIIKLLENVLPILTFIHQQQVIHRDIKPENIIRRKSDHKFVLVDFGAAKAATRTALAVTGTVIGSAGYVAPEQAVGKPTFASDLYSLGVTCIHLLTNIEPFDLFDVSESDWVWRDYLTVKVSDRLGQVLDKLLQQGTKKRFQTAQEVLDALQLTVKPTSLQTPQPTPQLNIELKSAKGVNYDQLEQLLKAGKWKEADRETANKMLEVAGRTQELWLIREDINNFPCEDLRTIDQLWVKYSNGRFGFSIQQEIWLEVGGKVDYETEKKLGDRVGWRKNSSWMNYDHLTFSFQAPVGHLPRVFTSGWGGGKGGVLALLLSRQEL comes from the coding sequence ATGAGTCAATGTCTTAACCCTGATTGCCTGCACTCTAACCCAAAAACGACTAATTTTTGTCAAAAATGTGGATCTAAGTTACTTTTAAAAGAACGATATCGAGGGTTAAAAATATTAGGACAAGGGGGATTTGGCAGAACGTTTCAAGCGGTGGATGAAGATAAACCGTCTCAACCCTATTGTGTAATTAAACAGTTTTTTCCTCAAGCACAAGGAACGAATAATCAAGAAAAAGCTGAGGAACTGTTTAAACGAGAAGCGATACAATTAGAACAGTTAGGCAAACATCCCCAAATTCCTGAATTATTCGCCTATTTTAGTCAAGATCACCGTCAATATCTGGTTCAAGAATATATTGAAGGACAAAACTTAAATCAAGAATTGTCTGAAACAGGAGCTTTTTCAGAAGATAAAATTATTAAATTATTAGAAAATGTCTTACCTATTTTAACCTTTATTCATCAACAACAGGTGATTCATCGGGATATTAAACCGGAAAATATTATTAGAAGAAAGAGTGATCATAAATTCGTTTTAGTGGATTTTGGAGCCGCCAAAGCAGCCACTAGAACAGCGTTAGCAGTGACAGGAACGGTGATTGGTTCTGCGGGATATGTCGCACCGGAACAAGCGGTAGGAAAACCGACTTTTGCCAGTGATTTATATAGTTTAGGGGTGACTTGTATTCATTTATTAACCAATATTGAACCGTTTGATTTATTTGATGTGAGTGAAAGTGACTGGGTGTGGCGAGATTATTTAACGGTTAAAGTGAGCGATCGCTTAGGTCAAGTATTAGATAAATTGTTGCAACAGGGAACAAAAAAACGGTTTCAAACGGCTCAAGAAGTTTTGGATGCTTTACAATTAACTGTTAAACCAACATCCTTACAAACACCCCAACCAACACCCCAACTCAATATCGAATTAAAGTCAGCTAAAGGGGTTAATTATGATCAATTAGAACAACTTTTGAAAGCCGGAAAGTGGAAAGAAGCTGATCGAGAAACAGCCAATAAAATGTTAGAAGTAGCAGGAAGAACACAGGAACTATGGTTAATCCGTGAAGATATTAATAATTTCCCATGTGAGGATTTACGCACTATTGATCAGTTATGGGTCAAATATAGTAACGGTCGCTTTGGTTTCAGTATCCAGCAGGAAATCTGGCTAGAAGTTGGGGGTAAGGTTGACTATGAGACAGAGAAAAAGTTAGGCGATCGCGTTGGATGGAGAAAGAACAGTAGTTGGATGAACTATGATCATCTAACCTTTTCATTCCAAGCTCCCGTAGGCCACCTCCCTCGTGTATTTACGTCTGGTTGGGGCGGAGGTAAGGGTGGTGTTCTTGCGTTGCTTCTCTCACGTCAAGAACTGTAA
- a CDS encoding serine/threonine protein kinase, with product MLNSGQIIQDRYQLQSQCGRTATGRQTWLAIDRQTQEKVIIKLLAFSPQMAWEELKLFEREAQVLQALNHPRIPHYRDYFSLDQSVGGGLPWFGLVQDYIPGSSLQDLLDQGHRFTESQVKKIAKDILKILIYLHELSPPVLHRDIKPSNLILDDSEQIYLVDFGAVQAQASVTGVTFTVVGTSGYAPLEQFWGRAVAASDLYALGATLIHLLTNTFPADLPQKEARIHFQDRISLNPNFVHWIEQITEISLEKRLQTSREALELLKAGKIRPQKNQNMTPQRALIKKLNQPFYSTINVDYTPEHLKIYLPPKGFGKLFNLEIGCSHLLILYFGFGFFLSICIPMFLSNPLLFWFLCSLLFVSGFLWIFFLTDEKTWVEFDHTQFRILRKSRGIQYRLLSASLSDIIGVFMEKKRSKYEIVIRTTSQTYRIGEMFVAEECAWLTQKIQDWLYPH from the coding sequence ATGTTAAACTCAGGACAAATTATCCAAGACCGCTATCAACTACAATCCCAATGTGGACGTACCGCCACCGGACGTCAAACTTGGCTGGCAATAGATCGGCAAACTCAAGAAAAAGTCATTATCAAGCTGTTAGCCTTTAGTCCGCAAATGGCGTGGGAAGAATTAAAACTGTTTGAACGAGAAGCGCAGGTTTTACAAGCTTTAAATCATCCTCGAATTCCTCATTATCGAGATTATTTTTCCCTCGATCAAAGTGTTGGGGGGGGTTTACCTTGGTTTGGATTAGTCCAAGATTATATTCCCGGTTCATCGTTACAAGATTTATTAGATCAAGGACATCGGTTTACGGAATCTCAAGTTAAAAAAATTGCTAAGGATATCTTAAAAATCTTAATTTATTTGCATGAATTAAGTCCTCCGGTTTTACATCGAGATATTAAACCGAGTAATTTAATTTTAGATGATTCAGAACAAATTTATTTAGTCGATTTTGGAGCCGTACAAGCCCAAGCCAGTGTTACAGGCGTAACGTTTACTGTTGTCGGAACCAGTGGTTATGCACCCTTAGAACAATTTTGGGGTCGGGCGGTAGCCGCATCGGATTTATATGCGTTAGGAGCCACATTAATTCATTTATTAACGAATACTTTCCCGGCGGATTTACCTCAAAAAGAGGCTCGAATTCACTTCCAAGATCGAATTAGTTTAAATCCGAATTTTGTTCACTGGATTGAACAAATAACCGAAATTTCTTTAGAAAAACGCTTACAAACCTCACGGGAAGCTTTAGAGTTGTTAAAAGCGGGCAAAATTCGTCCGCAAAAGAATCAAAATATGACTCCCCAACGGGCTTTAATTAAAAAACTGAATCAACCGTTTTATAGTACGATTAATGTTGATTACACCCCAGAGCATTTAAAGATTTACTTACCGCCTAAAGGATTTGGAAAACTATTTAACCTGGAAATCGGGTGTTCTCATTTGCTCATCCTTTATTTCGGTTTTGGTTTCTTCTTATCAATTTGTATACCGATGTTTTTGAGTAATCCCCTGTTATTTTGGTTTTTGTGTTCACTCCTATTTGTTTCTGGCTTCCTGTGGATATTCTTTTTAACTGATGAAAAAACCTGGGTTGAATTTGATCACACCCAGTTTAGAATCCTGCGAAAATCCAGGGGAATTCAATATCGTTTATTATCAGCCTCTCTATCCGATATTATTGGCGTTTTTATGGAGAAAAAGCGATCTAAATATGAGATTGTCATTCGCACCACATCCCAAACCTATCGCATTGGTGAAATGTTTGTGGCGGAGGAATGCGCGTGGTTAACCCAAAAAATTCAAGATTGGCTCTATCCTCATTAA
- a CDS encoding small RNA NsiR4-regulated ssr1528 family protein, translating into MSSEANTTTGADAIDVAIAKGIDFDGTPIPPLKLDLYNKVMGLEAGRQRSGVSNTMRSRIVRIGAKHIAQDELNQLLIDAGFQGLKDKEILFYYGGK; encoded by the coding sequence ATGTCTTCGGAAGCTAATACAACGACAGGCGCAGATGCAATTGATGTGGCGATCGCTAAAGGAATTGATTTTGATGGTACACCGATTCCTCCCCTGAAACTGGATCTCTACAATAAAGTAATGGGATTAGAAGCCGGACGTCAACGCAGTGGTGTTAGCAATACGATGCGGTCTCGAATTGTTCGCATTGGGGCTAAACATATTGCTCAAGATGAACTGAATCAACTCTTAATTGATGCGGGATTTCAAGGGTTAAAAGATAAAGAAATCCTATTTTATTACGGCGGTAAATAA
- a CDS encoding type II toxin-antitoxin system HicB family antitoxin: MKRYAIIIEKAESNYCAYVPDLPGCVATGYTIEEVEKEIKEAIIFHLEGLEIEGLPIPEPTSISEYVEV; this comes from the coding sequence ATGAAACGTTATGCCATTATCATTGAAAAAGCTGAAAGTAACTATTGTGCTTATGTTCCAGATTTGCCGGGATGTGTTGCAACAGGTTACACAATAGAAGAAGTTGAAAAAGAAATTAAAGAAGCAATTATTTTTCATCTGGAAGGATTAGAAATCGAAGGCTTACCCATCCCTGAACCTACGTCAATATCTGAATATGTTGAAGTTTAA
- a CDS encoding SGNH/GDSL hydrolase family protein gives MKQVQTVVVQCLVAITIGCLGWYSTSPSVRIEAAPPQKPTSPSTPRPPQPVIEPQPEVLRNKHRIVVVGDSITQSGGQYGGYVWLLQRYLNFLYPQQPVEIISSGISGNTSTQLSERFKRDVLDQKPDLITINIGVNDVLQSFQTPTPARPNIPTPQEYRQNLTAMVQVATAKGIPVLLLSPTIIYEDLSSRENQRIAEYIAVMREVALQYRCQFIDLNFPFRHVIITYQRYGGQGQNLLTRDGIHPNIAGHQIIAYTILKGWGVPEPKIQSLKLND, from the coding sequence ATGAAACAGGTTCAGACAGTTGTAGTGCAGTGTCTTGTTGCAATCACGATTGGTTGTTTAGGATGGTATTCTACATCGCCATCGGTACGCATCGAAGCTGCGCCCCCCCAAAAGCCAACTTCCCCCTCAACCCCTCGCCCACCGCAACCCGTCATTGAACCCCAACCGGAAGTGCTACGCAATAAACATCGAATTGTGGTTGTTGGGGATAGTATTACCCAAAGTGGAGGACAATATGGCGGTTATGTCTGGTTGCTACAACGCTATTTAAATTTTTTGTATCCTCAACAACCCGTTGAAATAATTAGTTCTGGGATTTCTGGTAATACTTCAACCCAACTGTCGGAACGATTTAAACGAGATGTTTTAGATCAAAAACCCGATTTGATTACCATTAATATTGGAGTTAATGATGTCTTGCAAAGTTTCCAAACTCCAACACCAGCCAGACCGAATATTCCTACACCTCAAGAATATCGCCAAAATTTAACGGCAATGGTACAGGTTGCAACCGCTAAAGGAATTCCTGTTTTATTGCTATCCCCCACCATTATTTATGAAGATCTCAGCAGTCGAGAAAATCAACGAATTGCAGAATATATTGCTGTAATGCGGGAAGTCGCTTTGCAATATCGCTGTCAATTTATTGACTTAAATTTTCCCTTTCGTCATGTGATTATTACCTATCAGCGTTATGGGGGACAGGGACAAAATCTATTAACTCGTGATGGGATTCATCCTAATATTGCAGGTCATCAAATTATCGCCTATACCATTCTGAAAGGGTGGGGTGTTCCTGAACCTAAAATTCAAAGCTTAAAACTCAATGATTAA
- a CDS encoding pentapeptide repeat-containing protein: MNRQELLDRYQAGERNFTYINLSGANLSGVNLQEIDLTGANLTGVNLSWAVLNQAQLVGACFRRADLRNAVLTRSNFNQSNLSGANLTKADLRFATLKQADLNWAILTEADLSNTDLTGAKLDQINLEQAKLNHALLMGAELMEANLTRASLIAANLTGTNLRESRLIGANLKDAILTQANLTEADLNGSTLRSANLTGADMHRVILTGADLTEAILDSADLSRGNLTGAYLLKASFKKAYLLRTNLEEVYLLWANLSEANLRGANLRKADLSGSYLSDTILSEADLRDALLIESHLIRTNLEGAKLTGCCIHNWEKLDVELTKVECDYVYTQFDYTSKKPKNRYPSDRDFLPGELANEPSEDSHLITVEFMEYPNWEALVYTLVKVEQESYELQLMIQGFESQPDQFFLQVKANHLVNTKLLAEQILTSYLSMKKNILQKRSDILGLLNLEIPIFNASLDLQEIPEPALPPPPVAEHHNHQALSQEISRQIQSILRSQEPEKFVVSVQRLLDFLTKNGVELEEIQHQVIIQGIVQRAQQEPLFKENLFRWEQTANPSERVSLMGELVRFAIALLWEK; encoded by the coding sequence ATGAACAGACAAGAACTTTTAGATCGGTATCAAGCGGGAGAGCGCAATTTTACCTATATTAACTTAAGTGGGGCAAATTTAAGTGGTGTCAATTTGCAAGAGATTGACCTCACGGGCGCGAACCTAACAGGCGTAAACCTCAGTTGGGCGGTGTTAAACCAAGCTCAGTTAGTGGGGGCGTGTTTTCGTCGGGCTGATTTACGCAATGCGGTATTAACGCGCAGTAATTTCAATCAAAGTAATTTGAGTGGTGCTAATCTCACTAAAGCAGATTTGCGATTTGCAACCTTGAAACAAGCAGATTTGAATTGGGCGATTTTGACAGAAGCGGATTTAAGTAATACGGATTTAACGGGTGCAAAATTAGATCAAATTAATTTAGAGCAAGCCAAATTAAATCATGCTTTATTAATGGGTGCAGAATTAATGGAGGCGAATTTAACTCGTGCGAGTTTAATTGCTGCGAATTTAACGGGAACGAATTTGCGAGAATCAAGATTAATTGGTGCAAATTTAAAAGATGCTATTCTCACTCAAGCCAATTTAACCGAAGCTGACTTAAATGGGTCTACGTTACGCTCGGCGAATTTAACCGGAGCCGATATGCACCGAGTGATTTTAACCGGGGCTGATTTAACAGAAGCCATTCTCGATAGTGCGGATTTAAGCCGAGGAAATTTAACCGGTGCTTATTTATTAAAAGCTAGTTTTAAGAAAGCGTATTTATTACGGACAAATTTAGAAGAAGTTTATCTTTTATGGGCAAATTTAAGCGAGGCTAATTTAAGAGGAGCCAACCTACGCAAGGCAGATTTAAGCGGGTCTTATTTAAGCGATACTATTTTAAGTGAAGCCGATTTACGCGATGCTTTATTAATTGAAAGCCATTTAATTAGAACCAATTTAGAAGGCGCTAAATTAACCGGGTGTTGTATTCATAATTGGGAAAAATTAGACGTTGAATTGACTAAGGTAGAGTGTGATTATGTCTATACTCAATTTGATTATACCAGTAAAAAACCCAAAAATCGTTATCCGAGTGATCGAGATTTTTTACCGGGAGAATTAGCCAATGAACCTTCGGAAGATAGCCATTTAATTACAGTAGAATTTATGGAATATCCGAATTGGGAAGCCTTAGTTTATACGTTAGTTAAAGTTGAACAGGAAAGTTATGAACTACAATTAATGATTCAAGGCTTTGAATCCCAACCTGATCAGTTTTTCTTGCAAGTAAAAGCTAATCATTTAGTGAATACGAAATTGTTAGCCGAACAAATTTTAACGTCCTATCTATCGATGAAAAAGAATATTTTACAGAAGCGATCTGATATTTTGGGACTCTTAAATTTAGAAATTCCTATTTTTAATGCCTCCCTAGATTTGCAAGAGATTCCTGAACCTGCCTTACCTCCTCCCCCAGTAGCCGAACATCATAACCATCAAGCTTTATCTCAAGAAATTTCTCGTCAAATTCAATCGATTTTGCGATCGCAAGAACCTGAAAAATTTGTCGTTAGCGTGCAAAGATTATTAGATTTTTTAACTAAAAATGGGGTAGAACTCGAAGAAATTCAACATCAAGTGATTATTCAAGGAATTGTTCAACGTGCACAACAGGAACCTTTGTTTAAAGAAAATCTATTTCGTTGGGAACAAACTGCAAATCCATCGGAACGGGTTTCATTGATGGGGGAATTAGTTCGATTTGCGATCGCACTTTTATGGGAAAAATAA
- a CDS encoding C39 family peptidase, protein MKLQDILGTEQRYDIKAISTDEELTRQIQVILINLTLLDPPADGKFGPKSTAALHRFQTLMECGEPGFLGLKTAKKLIETKREDISTDVLILKITKETILKLRPVASSQLSDAEKQGVKAGQEFKLLAYEPLRGHIRVAFRADEFGEQSVWYVFDQHAEIYQGKNLVCPKPRPQSIKLANFPYRSQLDNYYNPTGSCNVTSIAMCLQYLGIRRRTSGGQFEDELYEYALQKGYSRWSPYDLAKIVKDYGAKDYFAERATMEELQDWLADGKPAVIHGYFTSFGHVMPVVGYDEQGLLVHDPYGEWFSSGYRTDLSGAYLRYSYPLIRRVCMPDGDFWVHFITT, encoded by the coding sequence ATGAAATTACAAGACATCCTAGGAACAGAACAACGTTATGATATTAAAGCGATCTCAACTGATGAGGAATTAACTCGTCAAATTCAAGTTATATTAATTAATTTGACTTTGCTTGATCCTCCAGCAGATGGCAAATTTGGCCCTAAATCAACAGCGGCTCTCCATCGATTTCAAACCTTAATGGAATGCGGAGAACCGGGATTTTTAGGATTAAAAACCGCCAAAAAATTAATTGAAACCAAGCGAGAAGACATTTCTACTGATGTTCTCATTCTTAAAATTACAAAAGAAACTATTTTAAAACTTAGACCTGTTGCTTCCTCTCAACTGAGTGATGCAGAAAAGCAAGGAGTTAAAGCAGGTCAAGAATTTAAACTCCTCGCCTACGAACCTTTACGGGGTCATATTCGAGTCGCATTTCGGGCTGATGAATTTGGAGAACAATCTGTTTGGTATGTCTTTGATCAACACGCCGAAATTTATCAAGGGAAAAATTTAGTTTGTCCTAAACCTCGTCCTCAAAGTATCAAACTGGCTAACTTTCCCTATCGTTCTCAATTGGATAACTATTATAATCCCACAGGTTCCTGTAACGTCACTTCTATTGCTATGTGTTTGCAATATTTAGGAATTCGTCGGCGTACCAGTGGCGGTCAATTTGAAGATGAACTTTATGAATATGCCTTACAAAAAGGTTATAGTCGCTGGAGCCCCTATGATTTAGCTAAAATTGTTAAAGATTATGGGGCAAAAGATTACTTTGCAGAACGGGCGACAATGGAGGAATTACAAGATTGGTTAGCCGATGGCAAACCTGCGGTGATTCATGGGTATTTTACCTCCTTTGGTCACGTTATGCCCGTGGTGGGTTATGACGAACAAGGCTTACTGGTACATGACCCCTATGGAGAATGGTTTTCATCAGGATATCGTACCGATTTAAGTGGGGCTTATTTGCGGTATTCCTACCCTTTAATCCGTCGAGTTTGTATGCCTGATGGAGATTTTTGGGTGCATTTTATTACCACTTAA
- a CDS encoding type II toxin-antitoxin system VapC family toxin, protein MVTFYGNESDGETTLELAQTDLTVLMTGDLQIYPSQSLMPTALEIAVRVDQAVYDCVYLSLAVMNQCQMVTADERFYNSIARDVLSPYLCWIENLL, encoded by the coding sequence TTGGTAACATTTTATGGAAACGAGTCCGACGGAGAAACAACTTTAGAACTCGCTCAAACTGATTTAACTGTTCTGATGACAGGGGATTTACAAATCTATCCCTCACAGTCTTTAATGCCAACGGCTTTAGAAATTGCTGTTAGAGTTGACCAAGCTGTTTATGATTGCGTTTATCTCTCCTTAGCTGTTATGAATCAATGCCAGATGGTAACAGCAGATGAAAGGTTTTATAATTCTATTGCTAGAGATGTTCTATCCCCCTATCTTTGTTGGATAGAAAATTTACTGTAA